The following coding sequences lie in one Corynebacterium humireducens NBRC 106098 = DSM 45392 genomic window:
- a CDS encoding FAD-binding and (Fe-S)-binding domain-containing protein: MQTRAAYSSDASIFRRIPAAVAEPADVEEVRDAIRQAQLMGWPVVGRGGGTSVAGNAIGDGLIIDTSRHFNRILAIDPDARTATVEPGVICDDLRAAVAKHGLTFGPDPSTHSRATIGGMIANNACGSHSVAYGTTADNLVSVTMMLADGRLVTVDGHGCDDPEIDAALRQLVDEHHTLIDNELGHFARQSSGYGLHHLATSPVKAIAGSEGTLGIITEATVRLVELPPAKALAVLAFDTVFDAARAGAQLRTHPGIAAIEGMGGDLVDALRTNPDLPGTDPDLPGEDAGGWLFCEVTGATPAEAEAGAAAIRKGVAKRIVTDPEEMRALWRIREAAAGIVTRLPDGGEAWPNWEDSAVPPENLADYLQGLYDLMSHHGLRGIPFGHFGEGCVHVRISFDLESEEGRRTFRRFMRDAALLVTSHGGSLSGEHGDGRARSSLLRAMYSPALRDVFEQFKLIFDPDRIFNPGVLVWAENFAEGLRIGRGQRRHEIRPVHRLESDRGSLVNAVNRCVGVGSCRSMSGAMCPSFQITHDEVHSTRGRARLLSEAMRGETLDGFHSEEVRDALDLCLSCRACASECPVGVDMTTYKAEFLQEHHRGRRRPRAHYVLGWLPLLMHTLRRTGLRRVAARSLRAPGMARVLGLDPGRPLISLREGRIRTGRTAGERGTVVLWPDTFSGMDSAAAQAAVEVLEMLGYRVEIPRGFVCCGLTWHSTGQLGMVKRVLRRTARVMRPWLDRELPVIGVEPSCTVMLADAPSLTDDPDVARLAAATVSWAEFVAPALAELDVDVEDLQALTQVHCHERSVGDPTHSAAILRALGVAEEQIATGCCGLAGNWGFEPGHAGMSLELGERELFPRVRALDPDAEVIADGFSCRTQIEQGTGRRARHLAEVVRDVLRAQD; this comes from the coding sequence ATGCAGACCCGCGCCGCCTACAGCTCCGACGCGTCGATCTTCCGGCGTATCCCGGCGGCGGTCGCGGAGCCGGCGGACGTCGAGGAGGTCCGCGACGCGATCCGGCAGGCCCAGCTCATGGGCTGGCCGGTGGTGGGCCGCGGCGGGGGCACGTCCGTGGCGGGCAACGCGATCGGCGACGGCCTCATCATCGACACCTCGCGTCACTTCAACCGCATCCTCGCGATCGACCCCGACGCGCGTACCGCCACGGTGGAACCGGGCGTGATCTGCGATGACCTGCGGGCGGCCGTCGCAAAGCACGGGCTGACCTTCGGCCCGGACCCGTCGACGCACTCGCGCGCGACGATCGGCGGCATGATCGCGAACAACGCCTGTGGCTCGCACTCCGTCGCGTACGGCACCACCGCGGACAACCTCGTGTCCGTCACGATGATGCTTGCCGACGGCCGCCTCGTCACCGTCGACGGGCACGGCTGCGACGACCCCGAGATCGACGCGGCCCTGCGGCAGCTCGTGGACGAGCACCACACCCTCATCGACAACGAACTCGGGCACTTCGCCCGGCAGTCCTCGGGCTACGGCCTGCACCACCTGGCGACGAGCCCGGTCAAGGCGATCGCCGGGTCGGAGGGCACCCTGGGCATCATCACCGAGGCGACCGTCCGGCTCGTGGAGCTGCCGCCGGCGAAGGCGCTGGCGGTGCTGGCCTTCGACACGGTCTTCGACGCCGCGCGGGCGGGTGCGCAGCTGCGCACACACCCCGGCATCGCCGCGATCGAGGGCATGGGCGGCGACCTCGTCGACGCGCTGCGCACCAACCCCGACCTGCCGGGCACCGACCCTGACCTGCCGGGGGAGGACGCCGGCGGCTGGCTCTTCTGCGAGGTGACGGGCGCGACCCCCGCGGAGGCGGAGGCGGGGGCCGCGGCGATCCGGAAGGGCGTGGCGAAGCGGATCGTCACGGACCCGGAGGAGATGCGCGCGCTGTGGCGGATCCGGGAGGCGGCGGCGGGCATCGTCACGCGGCTTCCCGACGGCGGCGAGGCGTGGCCCAACTGGGAGGACTCCGCCGTCCCGCCGGAGAATCTGGCCGACTACCTGCAGGGGCTCTACGACCTCATGTCCCACCACGGCCTGCGCGGCATCCCCTTCGGGCACTTCGGCGAAGGCTGCGTGCACGTGCGCATCAGCTTCGACCTCGAGTCGGAGGAGGGTCGCCGCACCTTCCGCCGGTTCATGCGCGACGCCGCCCTCCTGGTCACCAGCCACGGCGGCAGCCTGTCCGGCGAGCACGGTGACGGCCGTGCGCGTTCCTCCCTGCTGCGTGCCATGTACTCCCCGGCGCTGCGCGACGTGTTCGAGCAGTTCAAGCTCATCTTCGACCCCGACCGCATCTTCAACCCCGGCGTGCTCGTGTGGGCGGAGAACTTCGCGGAGGGCCTGCGGATCGGGCGGGGGCAGCGGCGCCACGAGATCAGGCCGGTGCACCGCCTGGAGTCCGACCGGGGTTCCCTGGTCAACGCGGTGAACCGGTGCGTCGGCGTCGGGTCGTGCCGTTCGATGAGCGGTGCGATGTGCCCGTCCTTCCAGATCACCCACGATGAGGTCCACTCCACGCGCGGCCGGGCGCGGCTGCTCTCCGAGGCGATGCGCGGCGAGACCCTCGACGGCTTCCACTCGGAGGAGGTCCGCGACGCCCTCGACCTGTGCCTGTCCTGCCGCGCCTGCGCGAGCGAGTGCCCCGTCGGCGTCGACATGACCACGTACAAGGCCGAGTTCCTCCAGGAGCACCACCGCGGACGCCGACGTCCCCGCGCGCACTACGTGCTGGGCTGGCTGCCGCTGCTCATGCACACGCTGCGCCGCACGGGGCTGCGTCGCGTCGCCGCCCGCAGTCTCCGCGCTCCGGGCATGGCGCGGGTCCTCGGCCTGGACCCGGGGCGTCCGCTCATCAGTCTGCGGGAGGGGAGGATCCGGACGGGACGGACAGCCGGGGAACGCGGCACGGTGGTCCTGTGGCCGGACACCTTCTCCGGGATGGACTCGGCGGCGGCGCAGGCGGCCGTCGAGGTGCTGGAGATGCTCGGCTACCGCGTGGAGATCCCCCGCGGCTTCGTCTGCTGCGGCCTGACCTGGCACTCCACGGGGCAACTGGGGATGGTCAAGCGCGTGCTGCGGCGCACGGCGCGGGTCATGCGGCCCTGGCTGGACCGGGAGCTGCCGGTCATCGGCGTGGAACCCTCGTGCACGGTCATGCTCGCCGACGCCCCCTCCCTCACCGACGACCCCGACGTCGCCCGCCTCGCCGCCGCGACCGTGTCGTGGGCCGAGTTCGTGGCCCCCGCCCTGGCGGAGCTGGACGTGGACGTCGAGGACCTGCAGGCCCTGACGCAGGTGCACTGCCACGAGCGTTCCGTGGGTGACCCCACGCACTCGGCGGCGATCCTGCGGGCGCTGGGAGTGGCGGAGGAGCAGATCGCCACCGGCTGCTGCGGCCTGGCCGGCAACTGGGGTTTCGAGCCCGGGCACGCCGGGATGTCGCTTGAGCTGGGTGAACGTGAGCTCTTCCCCCGCGTGCGGGCCCTGGACCCGGACGCGGAGGTCATCGCCGACGGCTTCTCCTGCCGCACCCAGATCGAGCAGGGCACCGGGCGGCGGGCGCGGCACCTCGCCGAGGTGGTGCGCGACGTGCTGCGCGCGCAGGACTGA
- the amn gene encoding AMP nucleosidase: MHQVFDVDEAVDGLVEIYDHSTALARTILDEGTYDEYRDVVYPKIIVDVKEWRPIDRNEPFGYVDEAGRYSATLSKPHIIRDYLRDQLTRLTGNYPCDMYIGPSSERIPPEYIRGIEGISEARRAGEGAAEIPRPTLDNVHDAIVDGEWEAFHGVEKPLFHFGPQRFDIACARIEHYTGIEVETLQRFILFTNYDMHTTEFVNFGVAELARGDSRYTDLLLPSGRQISRDRASLVDAPSLNLASRYQMPRYDLCTRDGDGITMINIGVGPSNAKTITDCLAVLRPEAWIMIGHCAGMDGRMRIGDLILGNAYQRQDSILDSHISHDIPIPAIPEIQIALENAVEEIYGDDNSLMRTGTVLSTADRNWEWHTPRDLWENLRGSTAAAVDMESCALATNGYRYRVPYGALLSVSDLPLHAVPKLPAQAQAFYSNSKEAHVMCAVRAVESLAQDPERLRTRKLRRAIGEVPFR, encoded by the coding sequence ATGCACCAGGTTTTCGACGTCGACGAGGCCGTGGACGGACTCGTCGAGATCTACGACCATTCCACCGCCCTCGCCCGCACCATCCTGGATGAGGGCACCTACGACGAGTACCGCGACGTCGTCTACCCGAAGATCATCGTCGACGTGAAGGAATGGCGGCCCATCGACCGCAACGAACCCTTCGGCTACGTCGACGAGGCCGGCCGCTACTCCGCGACCCTCTCGAAGCCCCACATCATCAGGGACTACCTGCGTGACCAGCTCACCCGGCTGACCGGCAACTACCCGTGCGACATGTACATCGGGCCGTCGTCGGAACGCATCCCGCCGGAGTACATCCGCGGCATCGAGGGCATCTCCGAGGCCCGGCGGGCCGGGGAGGGCGCCGCCGAGATCCCCCGCCCGACGCTGGACAATGTCCACGACGCCATCGTCGACGGCGAGTGGGAGGCGTTCCACGGCGTCGAGAAGCCGCTGTTCCACTTCGGCCCGCAGCGTTTCGACATCGCCTGCGCCCGCATCGAGCACTACACGGGCATCGAGGTGGAGACCCTCCAGCGCTTCATCCTCTTCACCAACTACGACATGCACACCACCGAGTTCGTGAACTTCGGCGTCGCCGAACTCGCCCGCGGGGACTCCCGCTACACCGACCTGCTGCTGCCCTCCGGGCGGCAGATCTCCCGCGACCGGGCCTCCCTCGTGGACGCCCCCTCACTCAACCTCGCCTCCCGCTACCAGATGCCCCGCTACGACCTGTGCACCCGCGACGGCGACGGCATCACCATGATCAACATCGGCGTCGGACCGTCGAACGCCAAGACCATCACCGACTGCCTCGCGGTCCTGCGCCCCGAGGCGTGGATCATGATCGGCCACTGCGCCGGCATGGACGGCCGCATGCGCATCGGCGACCTCATCCTCGGCAACGCCTACCAGCGCCAGGACAGCATCCTCGACAGCCACATCTCCCACGACATCCCGATCCCCGCGATCCCGGAGATCCAGATCGCCCTGGAGAACGCCGTCGAGGAGATCTACGGCGACGACAACTCCCTCATGCGTACCGGCACCGTGCTGTCCACCGCCGACCGCAACTGGGAGTGGCACACCCCGCGTGACCTGTGGGAGAACCTCCGCGGCTCGACCGCCGCGGCCGTCGACATGGAGTCCTGCGCCCTCGCCACCAACGGCTACCGCTACCGCGTGCCCTACGGCGCGCTGCTGTCGGTGTCGGACCTGCCGCTGCACGCCGTGCCGAAGCTGCCCGCCCAGGCGCAGGCCTTCTACTCCAACTCGAAGGAGGCGCACGTCATGTGCGCGGTCCGCGCCGTCGAGTCACTCGCGCAGGACCCCGAGCGACTGCGCACCCGCAAGCTGCGGCGCGCGATCGGGGAAGTGCCGTTCAGGTAG
- a CDS encoding Sir2 family NAD-dependent protein deacetylase, giving the protein MDTPLSDAPFDDPGISRSHRSALRSIARVVAETAEPTPPEQALSQVVAQLAEGPALVLTGAGVSTDSGIPDYRGPRGSLSRHRPMTYQEFSHDPAASHRYWARSFIGWRQMDDARPNRTHFALVELEHAGYVGGLVTQNVDGLHRDAGTENLLHLHGNLDTVMCLECGAREDRRLFGERLEAANPGFRESVAVDPSMVNPDGDVTLPQSVVDRFTMVGCLRCRSRRLKPDVVYFGEPVPAVRKERAAEMLEGAASLLVVGSSLAVMSGYRFVLEAQRQGKRVAVVNGGPGRADGRVDVLWRTPVAPAFDDLLDELGL; this is encoded by the coding sequence GTGGACACCCCGCTTTCCGACGCCCCCTTCGACGACCCCGGCATCAGCCGTTCGCACCGCTCCGCGCTGCGTTCCATCGCGCGGGTCGTCGCGGAGACGGCTGAGCCGACCCCGCCGGAGCAGGCGTTGTCGCAGGTGGTGGCGCAGCTGGCGGAGGGTCCGGCGCTGGTGCTCACCGGGGCGGGCGTGTCGACGGACTCGGGCATCCCGGACTACCGCGGCCCGCGGGGCTCACTGAGCCGTCACCGGCCGATGACCTACCAGGAGTTCAGCCACGACCCGGCGGCGTCGCACCGCTACTGGGCGCGTTCCTTCATCGGCTGGCGACAGATGGACGACGCCCGCCCGAACCGCACCCACTTCGCGCTCGTCGAGCTGGAGCACGCCGGGTACGTCGGCGGACTGGTGACCCAGAACGTCGACGGCCTGCACCGGGACGCCGGCACGGAGAACCTGCTCCACCTGCACGGCAACCTGGACACCGTCATGTGCCTCGAGTGCGGGGCGCGGGAGGACCGGCGGTTGTTCGGCGAGCGGCTGGAGGCGGCGAACCCCGGCTTCCGGGAGTCGGTCGCGGTGGACCCCTCGATGGTCAACCCCGACGGTGACGTGACCCTGCCGCAGTCGGTGGTGGACCGTTTCACCATGGTCGGGTGCCTGCGTTGCCGGTCACGGCGGCTCAAGCCGGACGTGGTGTACTTCGGCGAGCCGGTGCCGGCCGTACGGAAGGAGCGGGCCGCGGAGATGCTGGAGGGCGCCGCCTCACTGCTGGTCGTGGGCTCCTCCCTGGCGGTGATGAGCGGCTACCGATTCGTGCTCGAGGCGCAGCGCCAGGGAAAGCGGGTCGCGGTGGTCAACGGGGGACCGGGACGCGCCGACGGGCGCGTCGACGTGCTGTGGCGCACCCCGGTCGCGCCGGCCTTCGACGACCTGCTGGATGAGCTGGGCCTGTAG
- a CDS encoding LysR family transcriptional regulator produces the protein MDSRQLHYFRTVVDQRSFTRAADVLHMTQPSLSLSVRRLEKDLDVQLLTRTSSGVEPTEAGRYLYSVASQIGQEMEQARAHLHDIASGAVGRVRLSVAPEFNWGFLPDILLRLRREAPDVELTVIDPAPAETLANVQEGRSDLGLMITSDVSDLQRRYGDTLVVETVATLPLQLALPERLSHLPSPVNIADLREETLIIPFAHPSFIGLPEILEVYWAAHPEFRPYRIQKVSTLQTAVPLVSGGVGVAYVTGVAQSFTTTRVHYRDIPDPPPPLHTALLHRRDAFLSPAAERLRLLLLDCVPGQGR, from the coding sequence ATGGACAGTCGTCAACTGCACTATTTCCGCACCGTCGTGGACCAGCGTTCCTTCACCCGCGCCGCCGACGTCCTCCACATGACCCAGCCCTCCCTGAGTCTCAGCGTCCGCCGGCTGGAGAAGGACCTCGACGTCCAGCTGCTCACCCGCACGAGCAGCGGCGTCGAACCGACGGAGGCCGGCCGCTACCTCTACTCCGTGGCCAGCCAGATCGGGCAGGAGATGGAGCAGGCCCGGGCCCACCTGCACGACATCGCCTCCGGGGCGGTGGGCCGGGTGCGGCTGTCCGTCGCGCCGGAGTTCAACTGGGGCTTCCTCCCGGACATCCTCCTCCGACTCCGCCGGGAGGCCCCCGACGTCGAGCTCACGGTCATCGACCCGGCCCCCGCGGAGACCCTCGCCAACGTGCAGGAGGGCCGCAGCGACCTCGGACTCATGATCACCTCCGATGTCTCTGACCTGCAGCGACGCTACGGTGACACACTGGTGGTGGAGACCGTCGCCACCCTGCCGCTCCAGCTGGCGCTCCCCGAGCGGCTCAGCCACCTGCCCTCCCCGGTCAACATCGCCGACCTGCGCGAGGAGACCCTCATCATCCCCTTCGCCCACCCCAGCTTCATCGGGCTGCCCGAGATCCTCGAGGTCTACTGGGCGGCGCACCCCGAGTTCCGCCCCTACCGCATCCAGAAGGTCTCCACCCTGCAGACCGCGGTGCCGCTCGTCTCCGGTGGGGTGGGCGTGGCGTACGTGACCGGGGTCGCGCAGAGCTTCACCACCACCCGCGTGCACTACCGCGACATCCCCGATCCGCCGCCGCCGCTCCACACCGCGCTGCTGCACCGCCGCGACGCCTTCCTCAGCCCCGCCGCGGAGCGTCTGCGGCTGCTGCTGCTGGACTGTGTGCCCGGGCAGGGTCGATAG
- a CDS encoding esterase/lipase family protein: MATDYLAELQRDLADRLHRLRTTRDRTTEDGEVRPPRVATKPDLPLAARIPARGHFEDDWRARPTPERPWPVILIHGTGDTNGIWQNLAVDLRADGWAVFAPEFGHRCTDRVEESAEQVGAYIDAVLQVTGARQVVLVGHSQGGILARYWMRVLDGAPKVRHLVTLGVPNHGTTMGGMLSGMTSTRIGESMLTSAISSWFGPSGFQLITGHPLLDEINADGPVEEGVGYTNIATRFDTIIQPLETCFLESDDPEADITNIIVQDVEPKSRVLHVDLPGDARVRRIVREALDAIAP, from the coding sequence ATGGCGACCGACTACCTGGCAGAACTGCAGAGGGACCTCGCTGACCGGCTCCACCGCCTCCGCACCACCCGCGACAGGACCACTGAGGACGGGGAGGTCCGGCCGCCGCGGGTGGCCACCAAACCCGACCTCCCCCTGGCCGCCCGCATCCCGGCGCGCGGCCACTTCGAGGACGACTGGCGCGCCCGCCCCACTCCCGAACGGCCCTGGCCGGTGATCCTCATCCACGGCACCGGCGACACCAACGGCATCTGGCAGAACCTCGCAGTCGACCTGCGCGCGGACGGCTGGGCCGTCTTCGCCCCCGAGTTCGGCCACCGCTGCACCGACCGCGTCGAGGAGTCCGCGGAGCAGGTCGGCGCGTACATCGACGCCGTCCTGCAGGTCACCGGCGCACGCCAGGTCGTCCTCGTCGGGCATTCGCAGGGCGGGATCCTCGCCCGCTACTGGATGCGCGTCCTCGACGGCGCCCCGAAGGTCCGCCACCTGGTCACCCTCGGCGTGCCGAACCACGGGACGACGATGGGCGGCATGCTCTCCGGCATGACGAGCACGCGGATCGGCGAGTCGATGCTCACCTCGGCGATCTCCTCGTGGTTCGGCCCCTCCGGCTTCCAGCTCATCACCGGGCACCCGCTCCTCGACGAGATCAACGCCGACGGCCCCGTCGAGGAGGGGGTGGGGTACACGAACATCGCCACCCGGTTCGACACCATCATCCAGCCGTTGGAGACGTGCTTCCTCGAGTCGGACGACCCGGAGGCGGACATCACCAACATCATCGTCCAGGACGTCGAGCCGAAGTCCCGGGTGCTGCACGTCGACCTGCCCGGCGACGCCCGCGTCCGCCGGATCGTGCGCGAGGCGCTGGACGCGATCGCGCCCTGA
- a CDS encoding maleylacetate reductase, translating into MSTPPAPSSMSFVHDTLAQRVVFDTGRAVDAAVEQAGPLGITRPLLISTDGTHAVAEAIAGRLTPAAHWRDAVQHVPRDIADAATATARESGADGLISIGGGSATGLAKAVALETGLPIIAVPTTYAASEATPVWGITEERTKTTGVDPVVLPKVVVYDSDLVATLPHDMAVASGLNALAHSVDSLWAPKSDPINRAYCIESARALATALRGLSGEGGREAREQALYGCYLSGVAFASAGSGLHHKICHVLGGTFNLPHAETHSVVLRHVAALNLPAVPGIADQLAHALGDDGGHAVAALNDLYREVGAPRSLAELGMPEDGIPEAVERVLAAVPAGNPVEVTAENMTALLTAAFHGTDPATV; encoded by the coding sequence ATGTCCACCCCGCCTGCCCCGTCCTCCATGTCCTTCGTGCACGACACCCTCGCCCAACGCGTCGTCTTCGACACCGGCCGCGCCGTCGACGCCGCCGTCGAGCAGGCCGGGCCGCTGGGGATCACCCGCCCCCTGCTCATCTCCACCGACGGCACCCACGCGGTCGCCGAGGCCATCGCCGGACGGCTCACCCCCGCCGCCCACTGGCGCGACGCCGTCCAGCACGTCCCCCGGGACATTGCCGACGCCGCGACCGCCACCGCCCGCGAGTCCGGCGCCGACGGGCTCATCAGCATCGGCGGCGGCTCCGCCACCGGCCTGGCGAAGGCCGTCGCCCTGGAGACCGGGCTGCCGATCATCGCCGTCCCGACCACCTACGCCGCCTCCGAGGCCACACCCGTGTGGGGCATCACCGAGGAGAGGACCAAGACCACGGGCGTCGACCCCGTCGTCCTGCCGAAGGTCGTGGTCTACGACTCCGACCTCGTGGCCACCCTGCCGCACGACATGGCCGTCGCCTCCGGACTCAACGCCCTGGCGCACTCCGTGGACTCCCTGTGGGCGCCGAAGTCCGACCCGATCAACCGCGCCTACTGCATCGAGTCCGCCCGCGCCCTGGCCACCGCGCTGCGCGGCCTGTCCGGGGAGGGCGGCCGGGAGGCCCGCGAGCAGGCCCTGTACGGCTGCTACCTCTCCGGCGTGGCCTTCGCCTCCGCCGGGTCCGGACTGCACCACAAGATCTGCCACGTCCTCGGCGGCACCTTCAACCTCCCGCACGCGGAGACCCACTCGGTGGTCCTGCGCCACGTCGCCGCGCTCAACCTCCCGGCGGTCCCCGGGATCGCCGACCAGCTGGCCCACGCCCTCGGGGACGACGGCGGCCATGCCGTCGCCGCACTCAACGACCTGTACCGAGAGGTCGGGGCCCCGCGCTCCCTCGCGGAACTCGGGATGCCGGAGGACGGCATCCCCGAGGCCGTGGAGCGGGTCCTCGCCGCCGTCCCGGCGGGCAACCCGGTCGAGGTCACCGCAGAGAACATGACCGCCCTCCTCACCGCCGCCTTCCACGGCACCGACCCCGCCACCGTCTGA
- a CDS encoding dioxygenase, which translates to MDTPSSTQQQIEQALLDEVVASFDNTPDPRLRQLMQSLVTHLHSFIRDVRLTEEEWNHAIDFLTRVGHITDDRRQEFVLLSDTLGASMQTIAVNNQAYKDATEATVFGPFFVDDAPRIDLGGDIAGAATGQPAWVEGVVTDTEGNPVPGARIEVWESDEDGFYDVQYDDGRTHGRAHLFTDDQGRYRFWGLTPVPYPIPHDGPVGQMLQAVGRSPLRAAHLHFMVTAEGMRTLVTHIFVEGDPQIEIGDSVFGVKESLIKRFEEHPAGTPTPNGRDVGDRTWTSCRFDIVLAPATNPDTTDTPEEM; encoded by the coding sequence ATGGACACTCCCTCCAGCACCCAGCAGCAGATCGAGCAGGCACTCCTCGACGAGGTCGTCGCCTCCTTCGACAACACCCCCGACCCGCGACTCCGGCAGCTCATGCAGTCCCTGGTCACCCACCTGCACTCCTTCATCCGCGACGTCCGCCTCACCGAGGAGGAGTGGAACCACGCCATCGACTTCCTCACCCGGGTCGGACACATCACCGACGACCGTCGTCAGGAGTTCGTCCTCCTCTCCGACACCCTGGGCGCGTCGATGCAGACCATCGCCGTGAACAACCAGGCGTACAAGGACGCCACCGAGGCCACCGTCTTCGGTCCCTTCTTCGTCGACGACGCCCCGCGCATCGACCTCGGCGGGGACATCGCCGGCGCCGCCACCGGGCAGCCGGCCTGGGTGGAGGGCGTGGTCACCGACACCGAGGGCAACCCCGTCCCCGGCGCCCGGATCGAGGTGTGGGAGTCCGACGAGGACGGCTTCTACGACGTCCAGTACGACGACGGCCGCACCCACGGCCGCGCCCACCTGTTCACCGACGACCAGGGCCGCTACCGGTTCTGGGGCCTGACCCCGGTGCCCTACCCGATCCCCCACGACGGGCCCGTCGGCCAGATGCTCCAGGCCGTCGGACGTTCCCCGCTGCGTGCCGCGCACCTGCACTTCATGGTCACCGCGGAGGGCATGCGCACGCTGGTCACCCACATCTTCGTCGAGGGTGACCCGCAGATCGAGATCGGCGACTCCGTCTTCGGCGTGAAGGAGTCGCTCATCAAGAGGTTCGAGGAGCACCCCGCCGGCACCCCGACGCCGAACGGCCGGGACGTGGGCGACCGGACCTGGACCTCCTGCCGCTTCGACATCGTCCTGGCACCCGCCACCAACCCCGACACCACCGACACCCCCGAGGAGATGTAG
- a CDS encoding ferritin: MKINDKLLDTLNKQVTAEHQAALIYQQLAYDLNALSFSGMSSWMMAQADEERAHAEKIADHILARGANVKLGDIEIPELEVSSPLDAFTISLEHERQVSEMIRNLARVADEVQDLDSRTLVNWFLNEQIEEEDTVGGIIDQLKLVGEDGAGLLRIDARLGAERDPLTGPAQ; the protein is encoded by the coding sequence ATGAAGATCAACGACAAGCTACTCGACACCCTCAACAAGCAGGTCACGGCGGAGCACCAGGCCGCCCTCATCTACCAGCAGCTGGCATACGACCTCAACGCGCTCAGCTTCTCCGGCATGAGCTCGTGGATGATGGCGCAGGCGGATGAGGAGCGCGCCCACGCCGAGAAGATCGCCGACCACATCCTGGCCCGCGGCGCGAACGTGAAGCTCGGGGACATCGAGATCCCGGAGCTGGAGGTCTCCTCGCCGCTCGACGCGTTCACCATCTCCCTCGAGCATGAGCGGCAGGTCTCGGAGATGATCCGCAACCTGGCGCGCGTGGCCGATGAGGTGCAGGACCTCGACTCCCGCACCCTGGTGAACTGGTTCCTCAACGAGCAGATCGAGGAGGAGGACACCGTCGGCGGCATCATCGACCAGCTGAAGCTCGTCGGCGAGGACGGCGCGGGACTGCTGCGTATCGACGCCCGCCTGGGCGCCGAGCGGGATCCCCTCACGGGTCCGGCGCAGTAA
- a CDS encoding RNase H family protein — protein MSTHIPVAVIQHQRFIHRVTGAESLLLSSAVEGEEAVTGWHPVTDGCGGREWVVERFLALWAAHGARGLVLYVPDRLIRDLLAEQLDAFPGLVLRDVVSGARLVAAWETCRAAFEEQREERFPEPPPRPAPEEAPPLVIATDASRGSRGKVTGLGIATSAGQVQMLSTRTDTILAGEFAAVNAALERYFSTSWTLDILTDSQKVWARLNEEHLLEGPMRSPEETRCVQRVWDMRRLGATVRVHWVRGHNGHVLNDVADRAAVAARRKAQWKLDDSSAILERLRTDLREELRTCGDLVPRAESRDYRAAA, from the coding sequence ATGTCCACGCACATCCCTGTCGCTGTCATCCAGCACCAGCGTTTCATCCACCGCGTCACCGGAGCGGAGTCTCTGCTCCTGTCCAGCGCGGTGGAGGGGGAGGAGGCCGTCACCGGGTGGCACCCGGTAACGGACGGCTGCGGCGGCCGCGAGTGGGTCGTCGAGAGGTTCCTCGCGCTGTGGGCCGCCCACGGGGCCCGGGGACTCGTCCTCTACGTCCCCGACCGCCTCATCCGGGACCTGCTCGCCGAGCAGCTCGACGCGTTCCCGGGGCTCGTCCTGCGGGACGTGGTCAGCGGTGCGCGGCTCGTCGCCGCCTGGGAGACGTGCCGCGCGGCCTTCGAGGAGCAGCGCGAGGAGCGTTTCCCGGAGCCGCCGCCGCGCCCCGCGCCGGAGGAGGCGCCGCCGCTGGTCATCGCGACGGACGCCTCCCGCGGCAGCCGCGGGAAGGTCACCGGCCTGGGCATCGCGACGTCCGCCGGGCAGGTGCAGATGCTCAGCACCCGGACCGACACGATCCTGGCCGGGGAGTTCGCGGCGGTCAACGCGGCGCTGGAGAGGTACTTCTCGACGTCGTGGACCCTCGACATCCTCACCGACTCACAGAAGGTGTGGGCCCGACTCAACGAGGAGCACCTCCTCGAGGGCCCCATGCGCAGCCCCGAGGAGACCCGCTGCGTGCAGCGCGTGTGGGACATGCGCCGTCTGGGCGCCACCGTGCGGGTGCACTGGGTGCGCGGCCACAACGGGCACGTGCTCAACGACGTCGCGGACCGGGCCGCGGTGGCGGCGCGTCGGAAGGCACAGTGGAAGCTGGACGACAGCAGCGCGATCCTGGAACGCCTGCGCACGGACCTCCGAGAGGAGCTGCGCACCTGCGGCGACCTCGTCCCGCGGGCGGAGTCCCGGGACTACCGGGCTGCGGCGTAG